A section of the Apodemus sylvaticus chromosome 10, mApoSyl1.1, whole genome shotgun sequence genome encodes:
- the Naa60 gene encoding N-alpha-acetyltransferase 60, with protein MTEVVPSSALSEVSLRLLCHDDIDTVKHLCGDWFPIEYPDSWYRDITSNKKFFSLAATYRGAIVGMIVAEIKNRTKIHKEDGDILASSFSVDTQVAYILSLGVVKEFRKHGIGSLLLESLKDHISTTAQDHCKAIYLHVLTTNNTAINFYENRDFRQHHYLPYYYSIRGVLKDGFTYVLYINGGHPPWTILDYIQHLGSALANLSPCSIPHRIYRQAHSLLCSFLPWSSISTKGGLEYSRTM; from the exons ATGACAGAGGTGGTGCCTTCCAGCGCCCTCAGCGAGGTCAGCCTGCGCCTCCTCTGCCACGATGACATAGACACTGTGAAGCACCTGTGTGGCGACTGGTTCCCCATTGA GTACCCAGACTCATGGTATCGTGATATCACATCCAACAAGAAGTTCTTCTCCCTTGCTGCAACCTACAGAGGTGCCATTGTGGGAATGATAGTAGCTGAAATAAAGAATAggaccaaaatacataaagag gaTGGGGATATTCTAGCCTCCAGCTTCTCTGTGGATACCCAAGTTGCATATATCCTCAGTCTGGGAGTGGTGAAAGAGTTCAGGAAACACGGCATAG GTTCCCTTTTACTGGAAAGTTTAAAGGATCATATTTCAACCACTGCCCAGGACCACTGCAAAGCCATCTACCTGCATGTTCTCACCACCAACAACACAGCAATAAACTTCTATGAAAACAGAGACTTTAGGCAGCATCACTATCTGCCCTATTACTACTCCATCCGAGGGGTCCTCAAAGATGGCTTCACCTATGTCCTCTACATCAATGGCGGCCACCCTCCCTGGACCATCTT AGACTACATCCAGCACCTGGGCTCAGCACTAGCCAACCTGAGCCCCTGCTCCATCCCACACAGGATCTACCGCCAGGCCCACAGCCTGCTCTGCAGCTTTCTGCCATGGTCCAGCATTTCCACCAAAGGTGGCCTAGAGTACAGCCGCACCATGTAA
- the C10H16orf90 gene encoding uncharacterized protein C16orf90 homolog, producing the protein MIQISPDAVSWAPGRPSHPDTPPNIYEGGLGAQQQQGPSAQGSKPKNFRLRHLRSLALYLPGHMQPAGQCGSHWLGRLMAGGSLTRPEGSPWPLDLPQGTLGPGNSRCSALLEAHLPRDSLGNTASSSSMDPAKGVPSQSGPPEGLGLRPKRSWRALEETMCPLCKRTRSGALERT; encoded by the exons ATGATCCAGATCTCTCCAG aTGCAGTGAGCTGGGCCCCAGGACGCCCCAGCCACCCTGACACACCACCCAACATCTATGAGGGAGGGTTGGGggcccagcagcagcagggcccCAGTGCCCAGGGAAGCAAGCCCAAGAACTTCCGATTGCGACACCTCCGGAGCCTGGCTCTCTACCTGCCAGGCCACATGCAGCCTGCTGGTCAATGTGGAAGCCACTGGCTAGGCCGGCTCATGGCTGGGGGCAGCCTGACACGGCCTGAAGGCTCGCCCTGGCCCTTGGACCTGCCACAGGGGACCCTGGGTCCAGGTAACAGTCGTTGCTCGGCCCTTCTGGAagcccacctgcccagggacagCCTGGGAAATACAG cTTCCAGTTCCAGCATGGACCCAGCCAAGGGTGTCCCCTCCCAGTCTGGTCCCCCCGAGGGCTTGGGACTCAGGCCCAAGAGGTCCTGGAGAGCCTTGGAGGAGACCATGTGTCCCTTGTGCAAGAGAACCCGCTCTGGGGCCTTGGAGAGGACATAG